TCTGCCTTCAGCATCCTAAGACCCTTCTATTCCCAGCATCCCATGACCCCTCTATCTATTCCCGGCATCTCCCGACTCCTCTATCTACCCCGAGCACCCCTTGACCCCCCTCTATCCCCCAGCATCCAACTACCTCTCTATCCCCCCCTGCATCTTCTGACACTCTTTATCTACAGGTAATCCACAGCATCCTCATCAACGTTTATTTGACGAGGGTGAATAATACTCATGATGGATGAGGGGTGAGTCAGTGTGCGTGAAGATGAATCAATGTGACTGAGGGTGAGCCGGCTCCAGTTCCTCCTTGAAGGGCGGATTCTCTACTTTCCGGAAGATTGTATCTCAAACTCTCATTCCGTCTATATTTAATCACACGAGAAATATTCAGACTTCATTAAACGGAGCTCAAATCAAACTCGTCACGATCTTATTTCCAGCGTATTTGTTCTTCGAACGTCGGCCATGTTCACGTCAGCAGGAAAGGTCCACAATTCGTCTTGAGAAAACACTCGAGGTGAACGACAGCTCTCTTCATATTTGCTGAACACGCGAGTCTAATTTGGTTTGTTATCTCAACTTATCACACTGAGAAATTAGTATTCCTGCTCATCTTGCTCAGTTGGAGAAAGGCTGAAGATGTCTGCTCCACCCCCGGGGTACCTGAAGATGTCTGCTCCACCACCGGGGTACCTGAAGATGTCTGCTCCACCCCTGGGGTACCTGAAGATGTCTGCTCCACCACCGGGGTACCTGAAGATGTCTGCTCCACCCCCGGGGTACCTGAAGATGTCTGCTCCATCCCCGGGGTACCTGAAGATGTCTGCTCCACCACCAGGGTACCTGAAGATGTCTGCTCCACCACCGGGGTACCTGAAGATGTCTGCTCCACCCCCGGGGTACCTGAAGATGTCTGCTCCACCACCGGGGTACCTGAAGATGTCTGCTCCACCCCCCGGGGTACCTGAAGATGTCTGCTCCACCCCCGGGGTACCTGAAGATGTCTGCTCCACCCCCGGGGTGCCTGAAGATGTCTGCTCCACCCCCGGGGTACCTGAAGATGTCTGCTCCACCCCCGGGGTACCTGAAGATGTCTGCTCCACCCCCCGGGGTACCTGAAGATGTCTGCTCCACC
Above is a window of Procambarus clarkii isolate CNS0578487 chromosome 3, FALCON_Pclarkii_2.0, whole genome shotgun sequence DNA encoding:
- the LOC138368388 gene encoding uncharacterized protein, whose translation is MSAPPPGYLKMSAPPPGYLKMSAPPLGYLKMSAPPPGYLKMSAPPPGYLKMSAPSPGYLKMSAPPPGYLKMSAPPPGYLKMSAPPPGYLKMSAPPPGYLKMSAPPPGVPEDVCSTPGVPEDVCSTPGVPEDVCSTPGVPEDVCSTPGVPEDVCSTPRGT